In the Ricinus communis isolate WT05 ecotype wild-type chromosome 3, ASM1957865v1, whole genome shotgun sequence genome, GTGTTGCTAATATTCGTAAAATTATCTGTTTTCCGCGCATAAATTAGAGTTATGTAATTACTGCTGCTTGTATCTTTTTATTAGGATGTCAAGACTGCCCCTGCTTGTGTGGTTCTCTCAATATATGCATTTGACTGTTTTTGCATGACTAGAAGGAATGAGCTTTTCTTTGAGAAGAACTTTAGAGTCTTTCAAGGTACAGCaaaattttattgcttttgcACCAACATATCATAAGAGGTATATCAACCTACTAGAATTTGATCAATGGATCTGGCAATTGTATGTTGTTAATTGTTTACTGTCTGCCAAAAAGTACTTGtacttccttttttcttttagccaACTATAAATAAGTCCATACTTCTTAGTCACAGCATGTTGATTcctaccaacatagattattgGTAGTGTCACTTTGGGATTAATGATCATTTCATATTTAAGCTTTTCTCCTAGTGTGATAGAGTAGATATCTCTCTCCTATGATGGTGGAGTGaacttgaattatttttttgtttcatgGTCGAAATCTGCAAAAGTAGGAttgatcttcaattttatatatttacacATAAAAAAAGCTGCGAATAATAGAGCTGATTGTTGGAATTCTGGGAAAAACAGAGATTAGCGAACTGGAGAAGTTTTAAACTGCTAATTTGGTGATTAAGGCTTGGAAGATAGATTGAATTGTATGTAGGAGCAGAGGAGAACAAAAAGTATGAGCACTCAAACCAAATTGTTCAGAAATAATGTCTCTTAGGAGCTTCTAGTAGCAAATCTTTACTTTCCTCTTGTGATTTTGCTGTTGCAACTGGTATCTTGTTTCATCTTAATGTTTCTCTATGGTGTTTAGTTGCTGATTTTTGGCTTTTCTGGCTCCTTTATATGCTCTCTAGGCCTTCATAGTTGATTTTTAGAAACTTCTTCCTGTCTTAGAGTGATGTGACATGTTGGTCACATGTTTATAAATGACATGCTCACATGGTTCAAATGCTCAAGCACTTGTTTGCAACATGGGGGATGATGGGAAGGCTGATTGGgaaatttattagattttaaaaatctgATTTCTCAAGAGATGATTTCTGGTTGTTGCAAGAATTCTGGTTTCTTAGAAATTCTGGTCTCTTAACAATTCTGGTCTCTTAACACTTTAGGAATATGTTATGCTAACATCTTTAGAggtcttttatttaatttattattatcgaGTATTGTTCTAAATCCTTGTTGGGATAGGAAAATGTGTTTAATTATAGAATCCTTTTAAGGATTAGGAGTATAAAAGTCTTCAGATTTAGGATTACTCACTCCTATAAgtttcttctattttctttcctaTTCCTCTATTTCAAATCtgaatttttgtaaaatcagattttggaatttaatttaaaaaccTTTATTTTCTGTAATAATCAATGTCGAACAGGTTATCTAAATCTGTCCTATATCATAGAGGATGTTCTTGACTCTATGAAAACTAGATGGTAATTTAGAATGTCTCAAACAACCCCAATACCTAATTTCTAatcataaatttgattttcttaaatCATTAATGCTATTTCTGTTGTTTATTCTTGTTGACTGTATTAAAGCAGAAGGCAACTGACATTAATGCCAGACCTGTTATGAAAAATTGGTTATGATGACTTTGTGAAACTTTTCGAacagttatttattttaaataaatatcctCATGAAATGAGCTTTAAAGAATCATAATGTGGGATTCATGGGATAGGACATAAGTAGATGGTTAGTGCACAGAGAGTCTAATCCATCTTATTAGCTTTGTTATCAAAACCCATGCCTCACTGAATTCTGATAAATTATGAGAGAAAGCATACTGGTCGATAGTTGAACATAGATGTTAGTATATGATACAAGCAGATACCATAAAATTACACAAGGAGAAATTGCCTCACGGTCACAATTCCCACAAATTCCTATAACACTACTGAAAATGTGTGTTGAgttcatatttcttattttgcgCTTTTGTTGTTTTACTTAGTTTACTAAATAAATCCTTCAACATATGTGAAATTTGATATAGTAAAGTATAGAGAAACTGCACTGTTTCATCTTGCTATTGCTGGCGTATAAAAGATCAACATGTTCTCTATTTGTTACTTGATTGAATACcataaaaagaacaaaggaaaaagaggAAGTCCATGACATGGTTATAATGCTTTGTTGATGTGTAGTTAATTATTCTCAGAGACCAACAATATCATGGATGACATATGTGAATTAACAACTTTCTAGGAGAAGCACACAACTTATATTACAAGTATTTTCTGGAAATGGGATTGGGTAACTAACATTCTTCCTCAGAGATGAAAGAACTCCTAGATGTTGATTTGGGTCATGAAATAgttttcctctctctctctctctctctctctctgtttgtgtgtgtgtgaaacattatatttaatataatgtcAACAAATTAAGTCAGCAACTCtacctttttctatttaatacttCGTTTTTGCAGGTGTTCTGCAATGCTTGTCACTACATTGATAACAACTTGAACACTTGGATATCTAACGCGTGtcattatatattcttttcagTAACTTCATCAGAGAAGTCATCTGGAATTGAGGCATCTATAGAGTGCTCTAAGAAATTGATAGAACTTGGCAGTAAAGGCACTATTGAATGTCTTGCACTGAAAGGAAATAGGAATGAAGGTGGGTGCattaaaattgaaggtttTGAAAGCCAAATTTCTCCTCCTCCAAATTCTAACTTCAGGGGTTCACTTGAGAAGCTAATCAGTGGAGAAGCAAACAATTGCAAGAGTGATGACTCCAGACGTAAGAATAGAGGTAGCATACTAGTATCCTCATCTAAACAGGGGTCATTTAACAAATCAATTCTTAAAGCACTGCAGGAACATCAAGCTTTCTTCTCTCAAGATCTTGAATTCGGTAGTCAAAACTTGGGGGATTTGAGTAATAGTTTTCAGATTGTAAAGGGCTTGACTGAAGATGATGGAATTAACATAGTGGAAAAGCGCCAACTATCGATTCTTGAATCTGAATCAGCTGCAGTTATAGAGCAAATTCGTAGCTTTGCTAAAGGAAGGAAGGAAGTCGAGTTAGAGATCCAGAAATTAGatcaaggaaagaaagaaatggaaaagtGTTATAGGATGATGGAAAGCCACGGGGAATATCTTAAGTCGGAAATGACTCCTGCAAAAATTCAGGAATTCTACCGTTCGATTGAGTTTTTGAAGTCAATTTTTGTTGAACCTGAAAACTCTAGAGATGTCAAGTTGCATGAGCAAAAGGTCCGGTTAGAAGAGTTAGAGCAGCAGGGACGGCAAGGCCTGCACAGTCTCCAGCAATTTATTAATGGTCTCATCTATAAGTTTCAGGAACTTGCAGGAAGGGATTGCTAGACCTCCACAAGTTTTCCCTTTGCAAAGATGTGCTTGCGATGCTCTATTCTTaagcaatttttattttgaacttGTTTTTCATGCACCCACATGTCTCTCTATATCTATAAAttcaagattttttttaaaatttttaaatttttgttacttctagttttgaaaagaaaagtagataaattgattttttttttttaaaaaaaaaaaaaaaccagaTTTGACAacagtttataaaaattttaaaaaaatcaattaattaagtataagcttttttttttttttttccaaccAAAATGTATTTGGTCCACTAAAATGATTTTGATTTAATCAATCCTCTTATATGTAAATGGCCGCTGCTTGTAATGTTGATAAAATAGATACAAATCTTGTCCTTTGCATgctcaatatatatttcaagatCACTGGGATAaacatagaaaaaaaaaagaatattaaataaataaacaagttattaaataaaccataaatatttatatttttacggCTAATTTTTGATACTATTGCGATATTAGAGTATTTTTAatgcattttatatatatcaaattttttattttaaaatttctgtcataaaataacattttaatgtattttttattttttaaatatataatatatagtcaatttaattttctacatATGGAAAGTCAAATTTCactctctattttatatttaataaatgcactataaatttctatgtatgtatttaatttaattgatatttttttattgataaaaattaaaaaaaaaaaggaaatgaaaactattaatgtttataagaataaaagtataatatagaataaaatataaaaagcatattgaatttaaatagaatattttattctttgtgtgaatattttttaaaatattctttattataaaaattatgttatttaaaataaaaaacacaatTGAAAATGCTCTTATTTCTACACTCAACCTGCTTCTTTGAAGTGCTACCAATTGATAGAGCAGTGAATGCCTTATCAAGTTTTGGTAGGACAAAATTGGATTTTTCCAAATACTACTCTTggttaataaaagaatttagtcAATTCTCCCtccaaaattaattgtctttcCCATTTTCCAGTAGAGTAAAGATGGCAAATGGATAAATTTGGTGAGTGTAGGTGGAGCACTAGTAGTGTAGTTTAAACTATCCATTTATCTATATAATCtatttaagatttatataatatcCAAATTTATACACCTCATATAGATttctattcatttatttatttaattgttgttaatttaattattattttttaaaaaatatttttattatttatattattgtaattaGGCCAAAgtttttaaaggaaaaaagtcatttaatcgAGGCATCTTGCGCatgaaaaagtaatttataataaaaattgtcAAGAATAAGGTACCGGAAACACAACTTTGCAAATGGAAAACTTGTGGACGACTAGCAATCTCTTCCTGCAAGTTCGTGAAACTTGGAGATGAGACCATCAATAAATTGCTGGAGACTCCGGAGGCGTTGCCGTCCCTGTTGCTCTAACTCTTCTAACTGGACCTTCTGCTCATGCAACTTGGCATCTCTAGAGTTTTCAAGTTCAACAAAGCTCGACTTCAATAACTCGAGCGAATGATAGAGTTCCTGGCTCTTTGCAGCACTCATTTCTGGCTTAAGATATTCCCTGTGGCTATCCATCATCCTATAACACTTTTCCATTTCTTCCTTTTGTCCATCCAATTTCTGGATCTCTAACTCGACTTCCTTCCTTCCTTTAGCAAAGCTACGAATTTGCTCTATAACTGCAGCTGATTCAAATTCGAGGACCGACAGTTGGCTCTTTTCCACTATGTTAATTCCATCATCTTCAGTCAAGCCCTTTAAAATTTGGAAACTATTACTCAAATCCCCCAAGTTTTGACTACCCAACTCAAGATCTTGAGAGAAGAAAGCTTGATGTTCCAGCAATGCTTTAAGAACTGATTTGTTAAATGACCCAAGTTTAGAGGAGGATATTATTAAGCTACCACTATTCTTAAGTCTGGAATCATCACTCTTGCAATTGTTTGCTTCTCCACTAATTAGCTTCTCAAGTGAACCCCTAAAGGCAAGATTCGGAGGAGGAGATATTTGGCTTTCAAAACATTCAATTTCAATGCACTTACCTTCGTCCCTATTTCCTTTTAGTGCAAGACATTCACTAGTGCCTTTACTTCCAAGTTTAATCAGTTTCTTCGAACACTCTACAGATGCCTCAACTCCAAGTGACTTCTCTGATGAAGTtactgaaaagaaaatatatgtgTCAGGTATCCAAGTGTACAAATTGTTATCAATGGTAGTGAAAGGCACGGCAGAAAACCTACATAGACTgagtattaaataaaaacataaagttgctgatttaaacataatgaTTGACACAcacacagagagagagagagagagagagagagagagaggaaactACTTCATTACACAAAATCAACATCTAGGTGTTCTTTTCATCTTTGAGGAAGGAGATTAGGTATCCAATCGCATTTCCagaaaataattgtaatattattatgtGCTTCTGCCTGAATTTTGTTAATTCAAATATGTCACACATGATATTGTTGGTTACAATGAATCAATTGACCAAACATCACCAAACGTTATAACCATGTCAtgaacttcttttttctttctttgttctttttatagTATGCAAtcacaaaataaatagaaagcaTGTTGATCTTTTGCATGCCAACATTAGCATGATGAGACAGTGCAGTTTCTCCATACTTTACTGCATCAAAGTTCACATATGTTAAAGAACTTATTTAGTAAACTAAGTACAATAATAATAGCAAACAATCTaagttatttcttttgttggaATGTTGCTGGACTTTACACTTTCTGGATCTTTAAAGCTCATTTCACTGAGgacatttatttaaaattatcatgTTTGAAAAGATTCACAAAGTAATTATAACCAATTTTCTCATAACAGGTCCAGCATTGATGTTAATTGCCTTCTGCTTTGCTGCAGTCAACAAGAAACAGCAGAAACAGCATTAAGAATTTAAGAAGTTCAGAATTATGGTTGTTATTTGAGGCATTATTAAGTACTTTCTAGTCTTTATGAAGAATACCATCCTCTATCTTAGGTAGAAGGTTCTAAACATCAAATATGAAGGCCAGGAGAGCATATAAAGGAGGCAGACAAACCAAATCAGCAACTAAAGAAGAATAacatttaagaggaagcaaaTAGCAGTTACAGCAGCAATAATTGCAAGGGGAAGAAAAACCTTTGCTGCTAGAAGCTCCTAAGAAAACATTGTGAGTAAACTGGTTGGTTTGAATGCTTATGTTTCTTGTCCCTTCTCTGCTACTGGAGCATGTGAGATTCAGTTCCTATCCACCTTCCAAGtattaatcatcaatttagcAGTTCAAAATTTCTGGAGCAAATCCTAGTTTCTGCTTTATCCAGATTCGCAACAATCATTTCTATCATTTTCAGCCTTAATTTACACTTAGATtatgctaaaattaaatagtagcCCAACTTTTTGAAAATTTCAACCCTGATATCCAATAAATATTCAAGTTCGCTCCTCCATTATAGGAGAGAGATATCTGACTGTGTCCTACATCAGACAAGGAAAAAagcttaaataaaaagtgaTCAATAATCTTAAATGATGTTATaaataatctatgttggtgGGAATCAAGATTTTGTTACCTACTAAGGACTGATTTATAATTGGCTAAAGAAGAAGGTTTACAAGTTTAGTACTTTTGGGGCAGAGTAAATGTTTAGCAACATAACATGTGGTGTCTGAGAGATGAATGATGCTTGGCTACATTTATCTTAGAGTTTTGTTCTATTATAAATGCCAGATCTGTTGATCAAATTCTAGTAGGCCCACTAATGCCTCTTAATGATATACTGGTACAAAATAAAGCTACGCAAGCATGTTTGACCTTGAAAGACCCTAAAGATTCTTCTCAAAGGAAAGTGTGTTCCTTCTAGTCGAGCAAAATCAGTCAATTGCGTATATTCAGAACCGCACAAGCAGGCACACTCTTGACATCCTAATAAAGAGACATAATTTACGAACTAAAAATGTTTAGAATCAATGTAATAACAACAACAGCACGACTAGTTACAAGTTAGATTATGTATCTTAGGCTTTGTCAAAATTGTCTAGTTATAAAGCGGATGCTATTGAAGTACGAATTAATCTCTAAAGTAAGAATTAGTAACTATCATCAAATTGACTATAGATTGATAAGAGTTGATTCACTATACAACACATTACAAAAGTTCCAAAATACGTCATATGCTTCTTACCTGGAATAATTCCTTTAGCATAAAGCCAATCTACATGCTTTAAAACATCACCAATAATGAGAGTAACAAAGAAGGCTTCGGACCTGGAGAAGCAGAAAAACATGTCTCAAACAATAATAGGCCGGAATAGAACTGCCATAATGTATATTATTGTGATTTCAAATATCAAGTACATACAGCTCGCATAAACAGGCTACTAAATGAGGTACTAAAAACACCGAAGTCAAAAATTACTTGTTGGGCTCCAAAACACGTCCACCAATTCCCACCAACTCAGCAAGAGCTTTCCCCCACTTCTCTGCCATCTGCGCCCCATGTTTTTGTCTGAGATCAGCAAATAGCTTTGCAAAGTTTCCAATCTGTGTTTCCACGTCATCTGGACTCACTAAATAGAAAACCGGTAGAACCATATATGCTTCccccttctctctcttttcttcgAGTATAATCAGGAGCTGATCTAAACAATCTTTAGTGGCATAAGCTTCGGAGATTATGACTATTGAAATCCAcgaatcttttattattttcttgatttcgCGGAAACGAACAACTCCTTTCCTAACTGTATCCtcattaaaatattcaatttctttatgcaatttctttctttcccgATCTAATGCATCGCAGACGTAACTTGTGAACTTAAAGCGGGTGCTTGTCCTTTCATCGCTGACGTAGATAACAACACGGGAACgggaagaagaataagaggccATCCATATCTGAGAGTATATTAGAGGCACAAATTTCAGATACAGAGTgtacatatatttatgatcttactcaaacaaacaaaaacataTTAGAAGATAAAGCTTACACTGAACTAATCAAGACCAAAACCAAGGATAAAACAATATCAAAGCCCCAAAATTTAGATCCGACTAGTTGGACGGCAGTTTGCCGAGGCAAAGGGATCGGTGAAGTAAATGTCTCTCCATCTTTTTTCAGATGGTGTCTCCCCCTCTCCGATGTTGGAACATTGTCTCCCCTGGTCGTTTGACTCCTACGTGGCAAATACAACAAGTGTGAGTAAGGATTCTTCACTTAGGCGatcaaaaaggagaaaatttGTTGGTGAAGAAGTTGTTCCTAATTTAAAGAAgcttcaatttaaaaaaaatggagaAATCTACGTTGACGAACATGTTTCTCCTCTTTtgaaggttttttttttttaatttgaatagaTATTTATGAGAAGATGTTatatacttcttttatttatgtgttttatttttatttttattttttaaatatatttaaaatatttttgaaagattc is a window encoding:
- the LOC8289121 gene encoding uncharacterized protein LOC8289121 isoform X2, which encodes MKQDVKTAPACVVLSIYAFDCFCMTRRNELFFEKNFRVFQVTSSEKSSGIEASIECSKKLIELGSKGTIECLALKGNRNEGGCIKIEGFESQISPPPNSNFRGSLEKLISGEANNCKSDDSRRKNRGSILVSSSKQGSFNKSILKALQEHQAFFSQDLEFGSQNLGDLSNSFQIVKGLTEDDGINIVEKRQLSILESESAAVIEQIRSFAKGRKEVELEIQKLDQGKKEMEKCYRMMESHGEYLKSEMTPAKIQEFYRSIEFLKSIFVEPENSRDVKLHEQKVRLEELEQQGRQGLHSLQQFINGLIYKFQELAGRDC
- the LOC8289121 gene encoding uncharacterized protein LOC8289121 isoform X1, whose product is MASKTIKVFISFRGLNCRHGILSHLCAELNRHNLIILVDEGFKRGNYIDSEIERSIEQSKISIAIISEDYANSVACLDELVMMLQRLETEGNAYMLLPVYYHVTEEEVKTQTGSFAKALVEMGKIFAAQRVKKWRTALTKVADLNGRVVLPNEPENTVCCLIAEDVLSHVDWLNSEEYRTRYEAVTSSEKSSGIEASIECSKKLIELGSKGTIECLALKGNRNEGGCIKIEGFESQISPPPNSNFRGSLEKLISGEANNCKSDDSRRKNRGSILVSSSKQGSFNKSILKALQEHQAFFSQDLEFGSQNLGDLSNSFQIVKGLTEDDGINIVEKRQLSILESESAAVIEQIRSFAKGRKEVELEIQKLDQGKKEMEKCYRMMESHGEYLKSEMTPAKIQEFYRSIEFLKSIFVEPENSRDVKLHEQKVRLEELEQQGRQGLHSLQQFINGLIYKFQELAGRDC
- the LOC8289120 gene encoding uncharacterized protein LOC8289120, with amino-acid sequence MASYSSSRSRVVIYVSDERTSTRFKFTSYVCDALDRERKKLHKEIEYFNEDTVRKGVVRFREIKKIIKDSWISIVIISEAYATKDCLDQLLIILEEKREKGEAYMVLPVFYLVSPDDVETQIGNFAKLFADLRQKHGAQMAEKWGKALAELVGIGGRVLEPNKSEAFFVTLIIGDVLKHVDWLYAKGIIPVTSSEKSLGVEASVECSKKLIKLGSKGTSECLALKGNRDEGKCIEIECFESQISPPPNLAFRGSLEKLISGEANNCKSDDSRLKNSGSLIISSSKLGSFNKSVLKALLEHQAFFSQDLELGSQNLGDLSNSFQILKGLTEDDGINIVEKSQLSVLEFESAAVIEQIRSFAKGRKEVELEIQKLDGQKEEMEKCYRMMDSHREYLKPEMSAAKSQELYHSLELLKSSFVELENSRDAKLHEQKVQLEELEQQGRQRLRSLQQFIDGLISKFHELAGRDC